A window from Candidatus Bathyarchaeota archaeon encodes these proteins:
- the rpl18a gene encoding 50S ribosomal protein L18Ae produces the protein MNTFIIGNALDVVQELKMKAFKVTGLIAKPELKTPFVRELIADKNEHAVEKVYAEIGSRHRVKRFQIKITSVQEVTAEEVENPILKRLLSGE, from the coding sequence GTGAATACGTTTATAATTGGGAATGCATTGGATGTTGTGCAGGAATTAAAAATGAAAGCTTTCAAAGTAACTGGCTTAATCGCCAAACCTGAACTCAAAACTCCCTTTGTCAGAGAACTCATAGCTGACAAAAACGAGCATGCTGTAGAGAAAGTCTACGCTGAAATCGGCAGTCGCCACCGCGTAAAACGTTTCCAAATCAAAATCACAAGCGTCCAAGAAGTCACCGCAGAAGAAGTCGAAAACCCAATCCTTAAACGATTATTAAGCGGAGAGTAA
- a CDS encoding winged helix-turn-helix domain-containing protein, whose product MRKTARRDTLKIYNDLLSILNSVEYRKNKFPLTTISLKLNVPFDRFKSYLSDLNHLGLIDNETSPNLTEKGREYLAEYKKIIRFMDDMGITHP is encoded by the coding sequence ATGAGGAAGACCGCTCGTAGAGACACACTAAAAATCTACAACGATCTCTTATCTATCCTCAACAGCGTTGAATATAGAAAAAATAAATTTCCCTTAACAACCATTTCCTTAAAACTCAATGTTCCCTTTGATCGCTTCAAAAGTTACCTCTCTGATCTAAACCATCTGGGATTAATTGATAATGAAACATCCCCTAATTTGACTGAGAAGGGAAGAGAATATCTTGCGGAATATAAGAAAATCATTAGGTTCATGGATGACATGGGGATAACTCACCCCTAA
- a CDS encoding cytochrome B5: MGEQKISRKQLEENNGKGGKPAYVAYQGKVYDVTDSPFWVDGAHMGMHDAGRDLTEDLEMAPHQADNLTRVKYVGELE, translated from the coding sequence TTGGGAGAACAAAAAATATCGCGTAAACAGCTTGAAGAAAATAATGGCAAGGGCGGTAAGCCTGCCTACGTTGCTTATCAGGGTAAGGTTTATGATGTTACGGACAGTCCGTTTTGGGTAGATGGCGCTCATATGGGTATGCATGATGCGGGCAGAGATTTGACTGAGGATTTGGAGATGGCGCCGCATCAAGCAGACAACTTGACACGTGTCAAGTACGTGGGAGAGTTAGAATAA
- the ftsY gene encoding signal recognition particle-docking protein FtsY, translated as MFEKLKSGFKGLVNKVTMAELKADNLNPILSDFKMSLAENDVAFPVADKICDELEKRLTGTTLKRLDDRKQFVDENLRQVLLEVMLTKKRIDLLQLAADKRAKSEPLVLMFVGINGTGKTTTIAKVAQYFQDKRYTVVLAGADTYRAGSIEQLEEHGRRLGVRVIKSNYGGDPAAVAYDAVNHAKAHGINLVLIDTAGRMQTNQNLMNELIKVKRVVKPDLTIFTVDSLIGNDAVMQAEEFNKAVGIDATILTKVDADVKGGSALSVTFVTQKPILFIGVGQTYKDLELFNPEKFVNMVLR; from the coding sequence GTGTTTGAGAAGCTCAAGTCTGGTTTTAAAGGCTTAGTCAACAAAGTCACCATGGCTGAGCTAAAAGCCGACAATCTTAATCCAATTTTATCAGACTTCAAAATGAGCCTAGCCGAAAACGACGTGGCTTTTCCCGTCGCAGACAAAATCTGTGATGAACTCGAAAAACGTTTAACTGGCACCACCCTAAAACGGCTTGATGACCGCAAACAATTCGTTGACGAAAACCTGCGTCAAGTTCTCCTCGAAGTTATGTTAACCAAAAAACGCATTGATTTGCTCCAGCTTGCCGCGGATAAGCGTGCGAAGTCGGAGCCGCTGGTTTTAATGTTTGTCGGCATAAACGGCACCGGCAAAACCACCACCATCGCCAAAGTCGCCCAGTACTTCCAAGACAAACGCTATACCGTAGTTTTGGCGGGTGCAGACACCTACCGTGCGGGCAGCATTGAACAGCTTGAAGAGCACGGTCGACGCTTAGGCGTTCGGGTGATTAAGAGCAACTACGGCGGAGACCCCGCGGCTGTGGCGTACGATGCAGTTAACCATGCGAAAGCGCACGGCATCAACCTTGTCTTGATTGATACGGCTGGGCGTATGCAGACTAACCAGAACCTCATGAACGAACTTATCAAAGTCAAACGCGTTGTAAAACCCGACCTAACAATATTCACTGTGGATTCGCTTATCGGTAATGATGCGGTGATGCAGGCGGAGGAATTCAACAAAGCCGTTGGCATTGACGCAACCATCCTCACCAAGGTAGACGCCGACGTTAAAGGCGGCTCCGCGTTGAGCGTTACGTTCGTGACGCAGAAGCCGATTCTCTTCATCGGGGTGGGTCAAACCTACAAGGACCTCGAATTGTTTAATCCCGAAAAATTCGTCAACATGGTCCTCCGATAA
- a CDS encoding class I SAM-dependent methyltransferase, with product MVCHGGFSLDEAKRRAWYNPDAIIQDLQAGMTFADIGCGDGYFSILAAKKVGANGKIYAVDVDPQGVKKLRAKAAEQGLTNIVAKAGRAEDTVFCKGCIDVVFYSMDLHDFNDAAQVLKNAREMIKPTGQLIDLDWEKQQMPFGPPEAIRFSKEKATELITAAGFRVESVKAAGPFHYVVTAKPA from the coding sequence ATGGTATGTCACGGCGGATTTAGCCTCGACGAAGCAAAAAGACGCGCCTGGTACAACCCAGACGCCATCATCCAAGACCTACAAGCTGGCATGACCTTTGCAGACATCGGCTGCGGAGACGGCTACTTTAGCATTCTAGCAGCCAAAAAAGTCGGCGCAAACGGCAAAATCTACGCAGTTGACGTTGACCCCCAAGGCGTAAAGAAACTACGCGCTAAAGCCGCCGAGCAAGGCTTAACCAACATAGTTGCCAAGGCAGGACGCGCCGAAGACACAGTATTCTGCAAAGGCTGCATAGATGTAGTCTTTTACAGTATGGACCTTCACGACTTCAACGACGCCGCACAGGTGCTAAAAAACGCGCGTGAAATGATTAAGCCAACGGGGCAGTTGATTGATTTGGATTGGGAAAAACAGCAGATGCCTTTTGGTCCGCCCGAAGCCATTCGTTTCAGCAAAGAAAAAGCCACAGAGCTAATCACGGCGGCAGGGTTTAGGGTTGAATCCGTCAAGGCAGCAGGACCCTTCCATTACGTGGTCACCGCTAAACCCGCCTAA
- a CDS encoding class I tRNA ligase family protein has translation MALNVGDKLQLYNTLTRQKETFHPIDNRHVKMASCGPSTYQHAHIGNYRTFLYEDILQRYLEYLGYQVTRVMTLTDVEDKAVAQAKKENLPLDALTDRNLSVLFSDFELLKIKCPTYPIKASNAVDQAVALINLLVRGGYAYWYTYRGAKNAYFEPFKFKGFGKLAHLDMSKWPKRHRRFHKDTYPGTPWNMGDFVLWHGCQTRDVCYDTPIGRGRPAWNIQDAAIITQHLGFSIDLACGGIDNLVRHHDYTIAIAEAASGKQFSRFWLHGGHLLVDGEKMSKSKGNVYYPRDLTAKGYSGAEIRFFLIYGPYREKLNFTFERLAETSEKLRVVRRLIAELQSVSATGTRDAEDLVAGLFADFEKCMSDDLDVRGAFDSLTKNLGRIFELRGSLSGVAVKRVLDGLLRVDLVLGCLF, from the coding sequence TTGGCCCTAAACGTCGGCGACAAGCTGCAACTATACAACACCCTAACCCGACAAAAAGAAACCTTCCACCCCATCGACAACCGCCACGTGAAAATGGCGAGCTGCGGCCCCTCCACCTATCAACATGCCCACATAGGCAACTACCGCACCTTCCTCTACGAAGACATCCTCCAACGGTACTTAGAATATCTGGGCTACCAAGTCACCCGCGTCATGACCTTAACCGATGTGGAGGATAAGGCGGTGGCGCAGGCAAAAAAAGAAAACCTCCCCCTCGACGCCTTAACAGACCGAAACCTCTCGGTGCTCTTTTCGGATTTTGAGTTGCTAAAAATCAAATGCCCCACCTACCCCATCAAAGCATCCAACGCGGTAGACCAAGCTGTAGCCCTCATTAACCTGCTTGTCCGCGGCGGCTATGCCTACTGGTACACTTATCGGGGCGCCAAAAACGCCTACTTCGAGCCTTTTAAGTTTAAGGGGTTTGGTAAGTTGGCGCATCTGGACATGTCAAAATGGCCTAAGAGGCATCGGCGTTTTCACAAGGACACTTACCCCGGCACCCCCTGGAACATGGGTGACTTCGTGCTGTGGCATGGCTGCCAAACCAGAGACGTCTGCTACGACACACCCATTGGCAGAGGGCGTCCCGCATGGAACATCCAAGACGCCGCCATAATCACGCAGCACTTGGGCTTTAGCATCGACCTTGCATGCGGCGGCATCGATAATTTGGTTCGTCACCATGACTACACTATAGCCATCGCTGAAGCTGCCTCTGGGAAGCAGTTTTCGCGGTTTTGGCTGCATGGCGGTCATCTGCTTGTGGATGGCGAAAAAATGTCCAAGAGCAAGGGCAACGTCTACTACCCACGCGACCTCACCGCGAAGGGCTACAGCGGCGCAGAGATACGGTTTTTCCTAATTTATGGTCCTTATCGAGAGAAACTGAACTTTACCTTTGAGCGACTTGCGGAGACGAGCGAGAAGCTAAGAGTTGTTCGGAGGTTGATTGCGGAGTTGCAGAGCGTCTCTGCGACGGGTACGCGGGATGCGGAGGATTTGGTGGCTGGGTTGTTTGCTGATTTTGAGAAATGTATGAGTGATGATTTGGATGTGCGGGGCGCCTTCGATAGTCTCACGAAGAATCTTGGCAGAATTTTTGAGCTGCGGGGTTCTTTGAGTGGGGTTGCTGTAAAAAGGGTGTTGGATGGGTTGTTGCGTGTGGATTTGGTTTTGGGTTGTTTATTCTAA
- a CDS encoding alpha/beta hydrolase, with amino-acid sequence MEKTLNLSGAKCPALVFNAPGVPIVFFHGLSYNTDIWQQIGIAEALMEKRIPFLALDMPYGIKSRCQPKSRDPQKNIDFAHEALKTALGDVAPVVVGASIGGNMALRYAVQYPVKGLLLVAPARSLEPDLAASYGKFKFPSTIIWGTEDTIIPSEDMRVLADKLPNSKLIIYNGCGHSAYKEQPDRFRHDLLELYAHAET; translated from the coding sequence ATGGAAAAAACCCTCAACCTCTCAGGCGCCAAATGCCCCGCCCTCGTCTTTAATGCCCCCGGAGTTCCCATAGTCTTCTTCCACGGATTATCCTACAACACCGACATCTGGCAACAAATCGGCATAGCCGAAGCCCTAATGGAAAAACGCATCCCCTTCCTCGCACTTGACATGCCGTATGGAATAAAAAGCCGATGCCAACCCAAAAGCCGCGACCCCCAAAAAAACATCGACTTCGCCCACGAAGCACTCAAAACTGCCCTTGGCGATGTGGCACCTGTTGTGGTGGGCGCAAGCATCGGGGGCAACATGGCGCTCCGATATGCGGTGCAGTATCCTGTGAAGGGGTTGTTGCTGGTTGCGCCTGCCCGCTCGTTAGAGCCAGACTTGGCGGCGTCTTATGGCAAATTCAAGTTTCCCTCTACCATCATCTGGGGCACCGAAGACACCATTATCCCCAGCGAGGACATGAGGGTTTTAGCCGATAAACTCCCCAACTCAAAACTCATAATCTACAACGGCTGTGGTCACTCCGCCTACAAGGAACAGCCCGACAGATTCAGACATGACCTGCTTGAATTGTATGCCCACGCCGAAACATAG
- a CDS encoding uracil-DNA glycosylase, giving the protein MSIEQLNLQINECKKCRLYQTAKHAVPGEGPLNAQVMVIGQNPGAEEDEQGRPFVGRAGKYLTKTLAEYGINRQDLYITNIVKHTSPQNRKPYPDEVEACLPYLTQQIQTIKPKIIVLLGASAKETPRVEGIEYFEIVHPSAAMRFTKMREKFRGQIAELAGRLKQN; this is encoded by the coding sequence ATGAGCATTGAACAGTTAAATCTACAAATCAATGAATGCAAAAAATGCCGCCTCTACCAAACCGCCAAGCACGCTGTCCCCGGTGAAGGACCCCTAAACGCCCAAGTCATGGTGATAGGGCAAAACCCCGGCGCCGAAGAAGACGAGCAGGGTCGCCCTTTTGTGGGACGTGCAGGCAAATACTTAACCAAAACCCTCGCCGAATACGGCATAAACCGCCAAGACCTATACATAACCAACATCGTCAAACACACTTCGCCCCAGAACCGTAAACCCTACCCTGACGAAGTCGAAGCCTGCCTACCCTACCTGACCCAGCAAATCCAAACCATAAAACCAAAAATAATCGTGCTCCTCGGCGCTTCAGCCAAGGAAACTCCCCGAGTCGAAGGTATAGAATACTTTGAAATTGTGCATCCCTCGGCAGCCATGCGCTTTACAAAGATGCGTGAAAAATTCAGGGGACAAATCGCTGAGTTAGCAGGGCGCCTCAAACAAAACTAA
- the pfdA gene encoding prefoldin subunit alpha, producing the protein MAQRAPAEEELRRLSVEMRYLEQTADALQQRIGMVNAAITDLTYATATLEGIEKEQENAEMLVPIGGSSYVKAKIADTNKVIVGMGSGVSIEKTLPEAKAALQERLDELEKTLTSAQQQFHQVADRINNGRGRLEALLAQAREGKQ; encoded by the coding sequence TTGGCACAAAGAGCCCCAGCTGAAGAAGAACTTCGCAGACTCAGCGTCGAAATGCGCTATTTAGAACAAACAGCAGATGCCCTCCAGCAACGCATCGGCATGGTTAACGCCGCAATAACCGACTTAACCTATGCAACCGCAACATTGGAAGGTATCGAGAAAGAACAGGAAAACGCTGAAATGCTCGTTCCCATCGGTGGCAGCTCTTATGTTAAAGCAAAAATCGCAGATACAAACAAAGTCATCGTCGGCATGGGTTCTGGCGTATCAATTGAGAAAACTCTCCCAGAAGCCAAAGCAGCCCTCCAAGAACGCCTCGACGAACTTGAAAAAACCCTCACTTCTGCCCAGCAGCAATTCCACCAAGTTGCTGACCGCATAAACAATGGCAGAGGCCGCCTTGAAGCCCTACTTGCACAAGCAAGAGAAGGGAAACAGTAG